One segment of Mugil cephalus isolate CIBA_MC_2020 chromosome 14, CIBA_Mcephalus_1.1, whole genome shotgun sequence DNA contains the following:
- the rpa3 gene encoding replication protein A 14 kDa subunit: MSGIMEAPKPRINCSMLSQYISKPVCFVGRVEKVHPTGKTFTVSDGEGKSATVELNEPLEEELSGIVEVIGMVSNKGAIMATTYNMLREDKGILFDLELYNEALKVVHDFPQHYPFEMAVSG; this comes from the exons ATGTCGGGTATAATGGAAGCCCCAAAACCAAGAATAAACTGCTCTATGCTGTCGCAATACATTAGCAAACCGGTGTGTTTTGTCGGGCGTGTTGAAAAG GTTCACCCAACTGGAAAGACGTTCACTGTCTCGGATGGAGAAGGGAAAAGTGCAACAGTTGAACTGAACGAACCC CTTGAGGAGGAGCTGAGCGGCATTGTGGAGGTCATTGGCATGGTGTCCAACAAGGGAGCGATTATGGCCACGACATACAACATGCTACGAGAGGACAAAGGCATTCTCTTTG ATCTAGAGCTGTACAACGAGGCCCTGAAGGTCGTCCACGATTTCCCCCAGCACTACCCTTTTGAGATGGCTGTGAGTGGATGA
- the umad1 gene encoding UBAP1-MVB12-associated (UMA)-domain containing protein 1 — MLSFFGLRKDSKKSTSDKEVDGGFVIVGETVEEQRRKSQTSNFSRHSTNVIVQPSKSSVPTPTQSNDINLPAALPNVGPVASPPAMEAASTLPDLLGDIPFTLAPHVLAMQMGSPLVPDVLLSRDINYNLASFQYDFTLENSVLYDA, encoded by the exons ATGCTCAGCTTCTTTGGTCTCCGTAAGGACTCGAAGAAGTCAACATCCGACAAGGAAGTAGATGGAGGCTTTGTTATCGTTG GAGAGACAGTTGAAGAACAGAGGCGCAAGTCGCAGACCTCAAACTTCTCACGGCACTCAACAAATGTCATAGTGCAGCCGTCAAAG TCGTCTGTTCCAACTCCAACTCAGTCCAATGACATAAACCTCCCTGCAGCTTTACCTAACGTGGGGCCAGTAGCCTCTCCTCCAGCGATGGAGGCTGCTTCAACTCTCCCAGATCTCCTCGGGGACATCCCCTTCACTTTGGCTCCTCACGTCCTAGCCATGCAGATGGGATCCCCCCTCGTCCCCGATGTACTGCTCTCCCGGGACATAAACTACAACCTGGCCAGCTTTCAGTACGACTTCACCTTAGAGAACTCTGTGCTCTATGATGCCTAA